From the genome of Triticum aestivum cultivar Chinese Spring chromosome 1A, IWGSC CS RefSeq v2.1, whole genome shotgun sequence:
AAAGGACCTTTGCATCCGAAGAACATAAATCTAGCTATACAAACAATGATGATTTTTTATTACTTGGATAGGATTGGGTTGGGATTGGGATTGAAGCTGATTGGGTGGAGGGGAAGGTTTCACCGCCCCGCCCCATTCCCCTTTCAGTCAACACGGAGCAACCTTTGCGTACCCGAGGGAACAAATGAAAACTTTGAGTACTCTGTTTTCTCCTCTGTTTCTGAAAACTTGTTCCTCCTTGAGCTTCTTCGTTCATATGGTACCTCTTCGTCAGTTAACACTTCAGCAAACCACTCTTCGTCAGTTAAGTCTTGTtggctcaaaaaaaaaaaaacttcagcAAACCCCTCCTCTGCTGCAGTAACGAGGTTCCTCACAGAGTCCTTAGTatccctcttcccttcttcattTGTTGACACTTGACACTAGGTTACAACAATTTAATCTGGATCCACAGGACGCCATGGTGTTCAGTGGAGTGACACAGGCTTAAGAATAGGAATGAACGAGCATCAAGACTACAATAGAATCTCACATCTCATAAGCTGCAAAAAATATAGAAGAACAAACGTGCAAAAAGATGTTGGTGCGCTCGTCGTTGGGCGCACAAGCAATATTTAAGCCGAACGACTTCTCGTAGCCGATTACAGCGCCTTTGCGCCTGTCCTTGCCAGTTGGCTGACAATCATGTTTTGTTAGGGAATTGTTCTTTCCCGAAACACATATTTTCACCCTCATTGTGATAGAGCTACACTAGCGATGTGCTTGCTTGGAGGTGACAAGCATTTAATCATGGGTCTCAAAGTAGCAATCACGAACAATGTGGAGTACCAAAAGAAAGGAGTCGTGATAGCTGTGGAATTGGTGGTGTTGGAAACCCCTACTCTGGCCCAATCAGTTTATAGAAATTTCAATCACTTAGATGACAGCATCATGATGTGCGTCTTGATCCAGCCGTTGGGCCGGGGCAGAAAATTAGGTTTCAGATCAATTGCAGACCTGCACCTACTCACACCTAGCAGCAATCTTTCCTGTATTTCTGATCAAGGAGAAACGCAACTTTTCTTGGTGATAAGCATATATCTAAGCTTTTGCTTAGTTTTCTTTACTTTAATCTCACATCAACCACATCTCAAAAGTAACAACTAAAGATCAGCTGTAGTTTCAGATTTCTTATCGAAGGACAGAGGAGGTATGGATGGATCAGCCGCCTCAGTTCCTGATTCCAATTATTGTAAAAAGCATGATTATTGGTTAAATAAAgttaccaaaattcaaaaaacgaATAAGCACCCAATACATTGATCAGATCAACCATCTGTTGTCATGGGGGCGAGCTAATAAATCGCTTGCTGATGCGAAAAGGAGTCATATCGTCCTGGAGGTGATACTCTTCATGGCCCAGCCGGTGCCCTCGCCGTCGAACAAACAAGCAAAGACATTGTCGAACTTCCATGTTACAGATATAGACCAAGTAGCTTCTCCAACCAAAGTGGTCTTTTACACACAAATTGTAGAGTGGTAAATTTTTATTTGTACGGATTACTTTGACAGGGTTAAAGTAATGACATCAGCTCAAATGTACATTGAGACCTTAAGTTGGCTCAATGCAAGTGAAAATAAGAAGTTTgtttgtttttctaaaaaaatatattttatttacaTACTACTGATATAATGTAtatcatatataaatatttatcaaTGTAGAGtggtaaataataaaaataataatgcagAGACCACCACAACCATATGGACATGCAAATCTCACAAAATATATATAGATATCAGTTAAGCATCATTACACAACGTCAGAGGATAGTCAAGGAAACAGAAAGGGAGGCGAGTGACCAATTCTCCACAAGACTTTGGCAACCTGAGGCGACcggcaattctcaaagacatcacTATCAACCGATTCTCCATTAGTCCATTGACAGTCTTGAGTGACAAGCTTCAGCAGACAACCACTTCTTCCCCCTAACCGATGCAATTCTTGTTACTCAATTCTTGTCCTCCCTGTTGAACAGCACCCAAGttgtttccccccgctttatatatGTTCCAGATTGCGTAGGCGCTTATGCCAGGGCTTAAGCACATCCAGAGAATATAGAGGCTATGAACTTTCCGAAGGTAACGCCTATATATCGTCCAGGTGAGATGCAACAAACATTTATTCATAGTAGTCATataaataaaagatgaaaaacaacaGATGGCATGAATAactaataaagaaagaaagaaaaaagggcaaagaaAATATGTACTGTACCAGGCGATGCTTTGGGGCCTAGGTTTGATGTGCGCCGAGAGATGGTGCATGAGCTGAACGTTTGAGTAACACATGGAGCCGTCGTTGCGCTTATAGCCGTGGCGCAGGATGAGGTCGTagagcctctccttcttctcctggaTCTGCTCCAGGACCTCCCTCCCGGCTTCTTCTTTCCCGTGCGATGACAAGGCCTAGTTAGTTTGGCACACATCATGTATCTAATTATTTTCATCATCATTAAGAttaataagaaaagaaaagaagactgGATAACTAGGGATTTCGAGATCGGACTAGCACCTGCGTGAGCGTGAGATTCGGGCGGCCCAAGCCGGGAGCGGCGGGGCGAAGCCGGCTGAGCGCCGGCGGTAGAAGGCGGCCGCCACCGGCGAGCCTCCTTCCGGCGGCGCATCGGAGAGCCGCCATCGCCATCTTCGGTCAACGGCGACTATGGATCTTGGCTTGTTGGTCGTTGGTGCGGCTAGGGTTGGTTCTTGGCCCTCAGGAGGATGAAGGAGGCCACGGCCGGCGCCGTATTTATTATATTATCATCACAATCCGCCAGGCCCGGCCCAAACTCCTCATCTTTCGTGGGGGAGGAGGTAGTAGAGAGGGGACCTCCTATCTGCCGCATTCTGCGGCAGACTGGAGGGGCTTCGCACAGGCGGTGCTTCGTTTGGGCCGGCCCACGAAGGAGCAGCTACTGACGTAAAATACAACGCAAAAATGTGAGGGCGACTGGAGAATTGAACTCGAGACCTCCCGTTTAATACCCGCGTGCGGTAGCCATTGCACCACTAAACGTTCTTTGCCAACACTAAGCAGCAAATACTATAAGAACATAATCCACGACAGATCTAAACTTTTATAGAAGTTCGAACGCAGTTCattctttttttgcaggaaaaacgCAGTTCGTTTTCAAAACCTGTATCTTTTTTTGAACGCAGACAATTCCAAAAATAgcgaataattttttttaaatgttgaacattttttgacctttgatttttttttgaaaagcagCAAAGTTTTTTTTAATGTTGAACAAATTATTGCAAAACAAGAACATTTCATAAAATTTTAAACGAAAAATAGAAAAAGCGAACATTTTTTGGAACTTGGAACAAAATTTGAAGAAAGCGAACATATTTTTGGATCTGTGAACAATTTTTGAGAAAGGGAACATTTTTTGTAACTCTGAACAAAATTTGGCAATgcgaacattattttgaattgttaacattttttgaaaatgcgaacaaGATTTGAAACTCGAACATTTTTTTGAAGcttggaacaaaatttgaaaaaagcgAACATATTTTTGGATCTGTGAACAATTTTTGAGAAAGGGAACATTTTTTGTAACTCTGAACAAAATTTGGCAATGCGAACATTATTtcgaattgtgaacattttttgaaaatgcgaacaaGATTTGAAACTCGAACATTTTTTTGAAGcttggaacaaaatttgaaaaaagcgAACATATTTTTGGATCTGTGAACAATTTCTGAGAAAGGGAACATTTTTTGTAACTCTGAACAAAATTTGGCAATGCGAACATTATTtcgaattgtgaacattttttgaaaatgcgaacaaGATTTGAaactcgaacattttttgaattaattttaaaaagatttcaaatgtgaacaaaattttgaaaatcagaacaaacaaacaaagaaaGCATGAAAAATTTCGAAATTCTGAACAAAATTTTGTAATGTGAACACTATTTcagaaatatgaacaatttttgacAAAAAGAACATTTTCGAAAATTCTGAACCATATTTGAACTTTTCGAAAAGCTTACAAAGAAAAAGTAAAAATattgaaaaaaaacaaagaaaacaagaaaacaaGAAAGAACAGAATAAGACTGAAGAAAAAACAGTACAAGGAACATATGGGTTTTTCGTCGCTCTTAGTTTCTTTAAGTTTAGCATTGCTCTCTTACAGATCCACGAGCTGGTCGCGGTGGCTAGCGAGTGTGTATCGCTACTGGAGGTTGTAGGTTCGATCCCTAGCGCCATTGTTTTTTTGCGGTTCATCTCGCGAGGCGAAACCactcaaatgggccggcccagggtgAGCTGCGCCCTGTGCGAAGCGGCGACTACTTGCCGCAGTAAGCGGCGAATAGGGAATTCCAGTAGAGAGTTTATCACGATTGTTGTTGTTGTATGCTGATGGGCCGGCCCGGTAAGGCGCGACTGCTttcttgttttcctttttttttcctgtttagaTTTCGCCTTTTGCCATTTTCTTCCTTTGCCTTGTCATGACTGGTTTATTATACTCCTATAAACACAAGGCATTCACTTTTTTTTCAAGCCGGTTGCACACTGGATATTATTCCAGGGCCACGCATGCATAACTTCCAATGACATCATCATGTCCTTTTCTTATTTCGGAGAGCGCACGTACGCACGCGGTGCTCTTTTTCCTAATCACTTTTTGTTGTATTCCATGACATGCATGCTTTATCTAACGTCAGCTTCTGCTAGCTTTTATCGGGTCGGGTTGCACGTACGCGAGTTGAGCTCCGCCGGTCGGCCGGCCACGCGTCTGCTTTGTGCATGGCATTGGCATGTGATACACCAATACGTGACTCAAAGATTGAGACCTAGATGCGGACAAGGATCGATTCATGCATAGTGGAGTATATACTCCCTTGTATACACCCCGGCCCGTCGCAACAACAAATTCTCTTCTTCCCATCGATGCCTCCGCAGCAGCTACATCCATCTCCACCTCCCCACCGGTTCGTGACCCAGGAAGTCAGCAGTCGACGGAGCCCCCGTCTCTGCTCACAAATGACCACGTCTCCTTCTCGCAGGCTGAGGCGGCATACCTTTCCACCGCCGTTTTCGACGATGCCCTTGCCATCGTCATGGTCCCATGCGCCGGCGATCTTGACCTCGAGCACGTCCTGTCGGCTGACGCGTCGGGCTCGCGACCTTCCATGCCGACGGCGCCCCGCCGCCACTAGCTTGACGCCGACGTTGCTTTGCCGACCAGCGCCATCGGAGCCGCCCGCGACGTCGTCGTGGAGAGGTGCTGCCTACAAAGCCGACGTGCGGAGGCGCCTTGCTTCTTGCCCCTCCGCCTCGGCATCAACTGCGGGATGGAGAGCACTCGGCGGctgcttcttctttgttgtctATATATGCCGTGGGCTCTGTCGTCCGTGTTGTGTCGCGTGCGCGTGCTGCTGCTGTGTCCTAGTCTTTACCCTGTAGTGGCTCTTGGATTGAGGGTTCGCGGTAGTTCTGTCCGGAGCGGGCTTCGTCGACGGAGCAGGGCCTCCCGCATGTGGACCCTTTGTCGTCCGTTCCGTTCTGGGGCAACGGTGGTAAGCCATGTCATCATGGTGTCTAGGGCCCCGTCCGTGGCTAGCGGGCGGCCACGTCCGGGCCATCCACTCCCTCCTGGTCAACCACGGCGTGGGGCGACGGCGCCTGCGTTTGCTTCATCTGCGCCCCATGTGTCTGCTCTGGTACTACACATCCGCCCTCCTCCCGACCCCGTGCGGCCGCCGCCGGGCGGCCACATCCCGATCTTCCCTCGACTTCCCGTGCACCCCCTCCCTCCGCCGTTGCCGGCAACGTCGTTGGGCGAAGGCcccgtggcgcggcggcggcggacctcCTCTGGCGTCCTGAGAtctgaggcggcggcggcctgattTGGATCTCCCTCCCGACGAGGATGGCAGCGGCGGCCGGGGCGCGACGGGGGGTTTGGCTGCAGCCAGCGGGAGTAGTACgagatggcggcagcggcggccggggcGCGTCCCGGGCTGCCGTTACGTCCTCAAACTGCTGCATCTCATCGGATTCGGCGACGGCTCGCTGAAGCACTCCGGGTCTGCATCGCATCACGAGGATTatggcggtggtggtcatctcctaCGTCGGAGGTGGTCGACCTGAGACTGgatgatcggatctcgagatctgTAATCTAGTCCCAGCTACGAGTCGGGGAggcatagttgccggtgaaaaccgagccgatggcggacgatggcggcgttctgcgccgttaccttgatgaaggcatcgttctGTAACTACTGTCGCCCCACTCGTGCTGCTCCTGGGGAAACCCTATGATCTGGTTTTCCAgttcggacgatggcggcactgcggtgtcgtttctctcttgggagcatcgtttgtggagcagcgctggaaatcagaggcaggaggtggagcggcttcgtcttgcatggagcttccggtggagatgtcaagtcatgcctgaccgacaggtgctacgctttgtcatgcctggtcggcaggtgctacgcacgacagatcttcaaggacttcaagctgtgtcggctggtggtacttggcagcatggcgctgaggtgtatcagtggcgaccgcgacgtgctcagctgtttgcgcgcagggaggaggtgccgttgggcgccgtggtggcgtcgacgatagctagaccgagcaaggttgatgcatcagtacagttctgaagatggagcggtggcagttggcggcggcggcctctgagagcacgccggaccagtgtgtgccccagacccggcaaatggctaggttggggtctcaggtcttagatgttaggcttggctgcgatatctgtttggtattaggcccaggctatctgcgccccttcatcagctggataggtgtagcgacagtctGTTGTTTAgatggtggctttagtcttactgttgtatcattttgtaaggtcttgtgaaataattaataaagtggccgtatgcatcgttcagatgcagaggccgggtcatcctctttttctaaaaaaaatgtgtGTGCTCTGGTCCATGCAGTCGAGGGATCGATGTGTTCGCGCCGTCGCCTCCCTCCCGGTCGACCACGTTGCTCGGCGACGGCGCCCGCCTCTGCATCGTCTCTCATGTACTACATGCCAATGGTCTGCGCTGCCGAGGGCTGGTTGCTGCCATGGTCCCTGCGCTCGCTCGGACGCATCAAACTCGCATGCATATGGTCGTGACTCGTGACCGAGAGCTCGCATGGCCGCGTCCCTGCGCTCGGCGCCACCGCAGGAGGGCGGCGAGGTCTCACCTCCACGGTCCGATTCGTGGCGCGGCCTCCCCGTCAATGGCAGGATGACGAGCACATGAGGACAGCCTCTCCTCGCTCTCTCTTGGTCCTGCGCTCTGACGCCCCGTGCGCTACGTCCTGTGTGATGCGTTGCCTTGGTGTGTGCGTGTGCTACGTGCTGGGCTCTTGTGAATGTGTCCGCGCGTGCTGCATGGCAGGCGCGCGTGCCCCGTGGTGAGGTCTGACCGACAAGCACGGAGATGTGGTGTGTCGACAGGTACGTCTCCCGCCGGCTGTCCTGCAGAGCACACGGAAGTAGTCCAAGTTTGAACAAACATAAATTTGTACAATATATTCTTTTGTCCaatcatatttaaaaaaaaagtgtggctagatctcagtcaagtgatatattatataacactagtagaaaacgggcctttagtctcggttctggaaccgggactaaaagcccccctttagtcccggttctggaaccgggactaaaagcccccctttagtctcggttgtgttacgaatcgggactaaaggcccttcacatggccgctgtctggagctcaacaacaccaaccgggactaaaggatttttttagaaaaaaaataatttttttctcaattttcaattttctgaattatttgtatTTAACCTCTAATCACTcctcatcactactcaatttaatctctaatctctaatcacccctcatcatttcaaatcgtctaacttcccggccagTCACCCATGCTGGCAGGGAGGTGACGCCTATGGCGGACTTTTGTTGGAGATCTAGGGCACCTCTCAAGTGCCGCTTCTTCACCTGTCTGGCCATGAGGAACAGATGTTGGACTTCAGATCGACTAGCCAGACGCGGCCTCCCGCACCAGGATGCATGCCCATTTTGTGAGAAAGAGGAGGAAACCATCGACCACATTCTTCTGACGTGTGTGTTCGCTAGGACTGTCTGGAGAACCCTGTGCTCAGCCCTTGGGAAACCGCAGTGGGTACCAACTGCACAAGACACCCTCAAGGAGTGTTGTGTTGCAAGAACGTCAGGTGTGCATAAGCCGAAGGAGTTGAGGGCGCTTCTTACCCTCGGGCTTTAGGAGCTTTGGAAACACAGGAATGCGATTGTCTTCGACGGCGCCTCTCCATCACTAGAGGTGGTCGTTAGGCATGTCGTCGTGGAGGGTAGAGCTTGGCAGCAGGCGAGCCTGTTGAAAGGTGAAGTAGACAGCACGTTTCAGCTTCTAGTAGGGTGGGCAGGCAGCGAGTAGTCGGGTTAGGTGTTGCGTAGCTGGACTGATGGCTGTGCTGTGTGTTGATGTTATTGTAGCGTTTGAATCTATGTAACATCAACGGTGGCTGGGATTCTTCCCCCCTTCTTCTATACAAGATGATacacacactcgtgcgtattcgagaaaaaaaactcCAGCTGAGAAAGCTTAACTTTCGAGTTATATTTTCCCTTGTTTTCATGTCTGCAATTGTTGTTTTTctgacaatagtaagctgtcaaCCATATTAACCCTTAGGTGTTAaagttgagcatgaagtcacacgttacactgtttgagtttgaaactattattcttaaaaccaataattatttagtaacactaatatttcttgaataagtggtttgaccatagtttgaccacaatttgaccagatttgaccaaaattcaaaaaaactgaaataattatttaataacactaatattcttgaataattatttagtatcactaatatttcttaaataagtagtttgaccacagtttgaccagatttaaccaaaaattcaagaaaactgaaatttgagcataactttttttttctttttagaatttaaggattctaaaaatttgctaAACGGCCTATGGCAGTCAAAATCAAATACGGATTtccgtgctgaacattttgatatattatactttttttacATCATATGCAAAAGATATAGTCGTTTTACTTTATCAtcatacttttttgcaaaacatgtccaaatttatgttttttaattttcctaactagtagatgtagtaacataactacatctcgaaggattttaatttttgaagctttatcattttttttcaaaactaaaatggcgatacacaaggcgggggggggggggggggggggggggtagagtttgagacactaatctgaactaaaaggcatcacaccctttagtcctaattcgtgtctcaaaccgggactaaaggtcccatttgaaccgggactaatgcctttccgacgccctagccgctcgaaccgggactaatgctcacattagtcccggttcgtaatgcaaccgggataaTGTGTACATTGAGAGTGGACGAAacccctgttttctactagtgtaagaagcaaaagaaaaactaaaaaaaattatgAATTCAATACAAAATCAAAGGAAGATTGCATTGACTGAGACATAacaaagtctcagtcgactgagatataatgaagtctcagtcgactgagacttatcaaaactatagaaaaaaaatgcctttgttcaatcattttttccacTGGTTTTGTTGTATATTGCCCGATGCGCCTATGACATTTGGGGGCACAACTTACGGTCCCAATATTTGGAAACACAAATTAATATGTTAACTTCTTTTTCCATTGGCCAGTACTAAGGTGTCGGTGCGTGCCGGCCCAATAGTTGGGCCGGTCGCGCCCCAAGCGTCTGATGCACTGCCTCTAAACCGTGAGATCAAGCCCTCCCTGCATCGTCGTTTACCTCCTGTGTTGTCCTTTCCCTCGAGAAAACGCTGGTGAGAGGAGCCACGACAAGTGCCGCAAGCCGTCCCGCTCCCAGCCGTCGTCTACCTCGCCGTCGCCGTTCACGCCCCTCGCCATCACCGCCTCATCTGCATCTTCTGGCCGTGGATGCGCCGCTTGCTTCAACAGTGTCGTTC
Proteins encoded in this window:
- the LOC123180195 gene encoding uncharacterized protein codes for the protein MAMAALRCAAGRRLAGGGRLLPPALSRLRPAAPGLGRPNLTLTQALSSHGKEEAGREVLEQIQEKKERLYDLILRHGYKRNDGSMCYSNVQLMHHLSAHIKPRPQSIAWRYLRKVHSLYILWMCLSPGISAYAIWNIYKAGGNNLGAVQQGGQELSNKNCIG